The DNA segment ATGTTCCGGCGTACCATAGCCACTTGCAATGTTCTCCCCGGAGCTTCCTCCCTTGAGCCCAGCCTCACTGAGAACTGTGCTGTAAGAGCTTTCATCTGGTCTGGTGTGGCTGTAAAGCAAAAGCTGTTCCTTGGCTCTCACATGGGCTGCTTTCTGCATATCCTGCATCATGCTGATCGGTTCCTTACCATTTTCAAGCCTTGCCTCATTGACCAGCTTGAGAACCTCCCATTCATTGTCCGTGTAGTAAGGATCTTCTTCCTCTAAAACATGCAGCGTAACCGTACCGGCCTTTGATCCATAAAATGCCTTTAAAGTCACAGTACCCGGTTTCTTTGCCGTAATAGTTCCGTCTTCGTTTATTTCCGCCACTGCTTCATCACTGCTCTCATAAAGAACCGAACCTCCGCTTGATTTTAACGGGAAGCGGCGACTCATGCCTTCATACATATAAAGCGTGTCCGTTCTAACAGCAAGATTTTCCTCTACGCATTCCGGATATGCTGTTTTAATATTTGTCTCAATCCAGTCTGCGAAGTCCGCGGCGGATGTGGTGAATTCTCTGCATGCAATCGTTTCATTTTCTTCACCAATGATTAAAACCAGGGGCATCCGAAAGCCTGTGCCAAAAATTGTAGTCGCGGTACTTCCATATTTATTCGTTCCGTCTTCATCGGCGCACAGAAGAATCTGATCCCCAAGTTTCAGGATTTCTTCCCCCTGTTTCTGGATTTCCTCGACAGAATTCTTATAAATGTCCAGATAATAAAAATCCGCCTGAATAATTTCTGCCTTGGTTTTTAGTTCCAGAAGCGTGCCTTTTGTATTCCCGCAGCCAGAGATATTGCCAAACAGGAATACCTTCACTGACGGTTCCAGATCCGAAGCTTTTTTCCGCTGGTTATAGGGGGATACAATGTCGAGTGTCAGGCCGCTCATCGTGTCCCATTCACTCGCTTTCTTCGCAGAAAGCAGCCTGGCATTGCTTGCCGTTGCCCTCTTAGGTGTGCTCCCTTCTGTATAGGAAGCATTGCTGTCCGTTGCTTTCCTCACGTTTTCTGTCGTTTCCACCTGCCCGAAAGCCGGCAGTTCAGATGTGCAGAGCGACATGGCCATGCTGGCCGCCAACACTTTGGCAAGCCATTTTTTTCTTTTCATACTGAACCATTCCTCCTTTGTACTGGCCCTTAAAAAAGGGGCGGTATGATACTTTAAGCATATCACCCCCCCCCAGTAAAATCAAGCCTTTCACCCGCATTTCCCACAATGATGTCGTAACCGCAAACTTCAAATACAAAGGCTGATTATTGAATCGAGCCTCCGTCTGCATTCCAGCTCCGGACGCATCCTTTTCTGTTACGTTTATGTTTGTGTTCCTGGCGTATGCTCTTGACTAAATCGCATTATTAAAGTTATAATTAGTCATGTCAATAATGCGAATTCAAAAATTTTATCTTCTGGGAGGAATGAATGCGTATGAAAAAAGTTTTACCTGTTCTCGCTTGTGTATTTCTGCTTTCTTTATCGGGCTGCGGCGCAGGCAGCACCGAAACATCTGACAGCTTGACTCAAGCTGTATCAAATGAAAGCAGCGTATCTTCTGAGGAGCCCGGCAGCACGGAAAGCCCGGAACAAGCTTCAAGTTCTGAAAAAGAAGCCGCTTCCGGCTCCACTGTCAAGCTTCTGGCAAAAGAATACATCCACCGTACCGACCTGGACGGGCAGATCAGCTCTTACTATGCGCCTATCTATACGGAAACCGCGCTGTACGACGGCTTTGAGCGGTACACGCCAGATAACATCCTTTTAGAAACAGTGGATGAGTGTACTTATGAGATTGACGAAGCCGGAAGAACCCTTCTTAAACTTCCGGCAGACCAGTCTTATCAGGTAACGTATCTCTTTGATGAATCCGGCAGGCTTATGGAATACAAATCCGAATCCCTCGATGGAAGCCTCCTTTATTACTGGTATGCCTGGAACTACGATGATTCTGGTCTGCTTGAGAAAAAGATCAAGCTGGACTCCAAAGGGAATGAAAGCGGCAGCGTTTGGACTTACAGCTATGACGAGTCCGGAAATATTGTTCGTCGGGAAGATGCCTATGGCGCATGGACGGAATTCACTTATGACGAAGATGGTTATCCGCTTACATGCACCAGTTATGACCAGGATGGAGAACAATATGACGAATGGTCCAGCTTTGAATATGAAGAATTTTCTGTGGAATCTCTGCCGGAGTTCATGGGTTCCGCAAAACAATGGATCCTGGCAGATCTGGTGTACTAAAAATGAAAACCGGCAGGCAAAAAACAGGGGGCTTCCGCAGCGTTTGCGGTCTGCCCCCTGTTTTCACTGCTGGATACTCGCTTTTTCATCACCACATCTTTGAAATATACCAGCTGCCGTCCACCAGAACCATCTGGGCACGATATCCTTCATTGACGGCAGTTCCCTCCGTACCAGAAGCCATGCGATTATACGTCACCTCGTAAGCCTCTTCGACGGTACATGAATAGCCGTAGGCCTGAAGCAGCTCTTCCTCAATGGCTTTCGTATCCTCAACCTGCGTTTCGGCGGTAATCTCTGAAGAATAGCTCTCAAAAACACCGATATCGTAATAGCGCCCCTGGGAATCGTCATACTCTCCCCAGTATGCTTCCTCGGACATCGAGCCGCCCGGCGCCAGAAAAACTACATTTCGCTGTCCGTACGGCTCAATGCACGCGGCCAGCAGATACGCGAAATCATGCTCGGCAAAAGCCTTGTCGTAAAGGTCTAATGCCTCCTGCCGCGTGGCCACCGGCGAGATCCGGCTTTCGGCACTTTCTGAAACTGCGGCCGTGCTTTCCGCCTCTGTTTCCTCGACGCTCTCCTCTTCTTTGTCTGCGGATTCTGCCTCAGAATTCATTTCCGCCGGCATGCTCTCCGTCTCTTCCGCTTTTTGAGGGGTTCCTTCCCCAGCGGCACAGCCGTTTAAAAGCAGCGCCGCTGCCAGCATTCCTGCCAGCAAGATCGCCATTTGTTTTTTCATTACAACCTCTCCTTTTTATCCTGTGATGATGCTACCATGCAAAGTATCCGCCGCTGCCTGCTTCCGGGTGGCTGTCCAGCAGCTCCGCTTCTCCGGTTTCCAGATCGAGTTTCATCAGCAGGCAGTCACTGCCCTTGTCTGCGCTGAAATAGATTTCCTGCGGTGTCACCATCTCGATATTGATCCGCCGAAGCGAGGAATCCTCATAGACTATGGTTTCTGTTTCATCTTCTTCGCCTGCAAAATAAATTCGGTCACCGTTCATTCCCTGCTGATAGTTGAGTTCTCCGCGGAAATACAGCCCATTCTGTGCATAAACGACTGAAGCTGCCTTATGCTCTACAAAACGGTTAGCCGCCTCTAAATCAGCTCCGGAATCAGAATTTCCTGTCTCACCGGTATTCAGATCGACAAAGTTTTCCCCGGAAAACCCATAATAAAGCCGCCCATCCTGAATCATGAATGCTGTGCAGTTTGCATTGCCGGAGCCATACGGGCAGTCCGCCAGAAGTTTTTGGTCGCTGCCGTCAGGATTGCAGGAATAAATAGCGGAACTGATATCGCTGGTGCCAGTAGTTTTGCAGGCATAGTACAGACGATCCTCATAGAACGCAATTCCGCAGATATCGTCATAGGAAGCGGGCTCGACTGCAATATTGGCCAGGCCGGGCAGGCTGCCGCTGCTGTACCGCACATACGGCGTTCCCTGGTATTCGGCGATGTTGGAGGAGAAGACCGGCAGTTCCTTTATTTTCACATACTCCGGCGGAATCTTTTCCCGGTGTGCTCCGTCTGTTTCGCTGTATAAATTCTCCATGTCCCCGTAGAGAAGCAGGCTCGAATCATACTGGGAAGTTTCCTCAAACCGTGTAATGCTGGTCTGGTTTTGGATCAGCTTGCCAGCCAGCGCATCCATGGTGATGGTTTCTCCGGCGTTCTGACGGATTTCCTCCTCACTTGCATCCGAATGCCCGGCAAGATACATGTTTTTCCATGCGGAGTAAAGGGAATCGTGACTGTGGGCGGATGCCGCCATCATCAGAGAACCGATGGACCGAAGCTGGGCCACATCTTCGGCGCTATTAAGCGTTCCCATTTGAGCGACACGGACAATTTCATCCCCATACTGCGCCCGCATCAGGACAGCCAAATCGTTCAGCCGCATGGCGGCAGACGCGTTATCCCCAGCAGCCTGGGCAGTTTTTGCCGCCGGAATATATGCCTCTACAAAGGTGTGGGCCAGATCATAGGAGGAGAACACCAGCCCTGCCGGGGTCGTATCCAGAAATGTTCCGCCCAGGCTGGACAGCATGGTTTCCAACACTTCTTTTGTGACATTTCCTGCGTAATCTCCGTACTCCTTAGAAAGAGACCCGGCCACTTTGTTCAGATCCTTACAGTATTCGGCATACGTATCGTTTTTCACTTTGGACAGATATTCCAGCTGGTTCCGATAATTTTCTCCCCAGCTTTCGTACCGCCCCGCAGCAGCAATGGCCTTTGCCATCTTTGCCGCAAAACCAACCCCGGAAAAGGTTTTGGAAATCCCGTCCGGTATCTTGACATCCGACCAGGCTGTGACCGATTTGGTGAGCTTATCCGCCACGGAAACAGCCCCGCCGCCCAGGGACGAAATATCGCCAGCCATTCCGCTGATGTCACTGATAAATTTGCTGCTGTCATTCTGGGTTTTCTCCTGAAGGCTTCCCATGATGTTTTCACAGGGAACAGCCAGCGTCAGAAGGGCTTCCTCCATTTTCTGCCGCCCCCAGTAATCGTCCCCCACTATGGGAATCAGATATTCCGGGGCTACCTCATCCGCAAAGGCCAGCAGCCCATATTTAAAGGAATTGCCCCATTTTTTTAACACCGTATCCCCCAGGATTTCCGCCGGGGAGGGCAGGGCCCCATCCATCTCCCAAAGGCCGCCCACCACGTTCCAAAGGGTTTCCGGCGGGTTATAGATATATACGCAGTCCTCCGCGCAGAGCCATTGGGCATTCAGAAGATAAAGGATCTGCTCCAGAGGGATCACGGTTGTTTTCTCTTTTCCAAACC comes from the Eubacteriaceae bacterium Marseille-Q4139 genome and includes:
- a CDS encoding RHS repeat protein; its protein translation is MKKVLPVLACVFLLSLSGCGAGSTETSDSLTQAVSNESSVSSEEPGSTESPEQASSSEKEAASGSTVKLLAKEYIHRTDLDGQISSYYAPIYTETALYDGFERYTPDNILLETVDECTYEIDEAGRTLLKLPADQSYQVTYLFDESGRLMEYKSESLDGSLLYYWYAWNYDDSGLLEKKIKLDSKGNESGSVWTYSYDESGNIVRREDAYGAWTEFTYDEDGYPLTCTSYDQDGEQYDEWSSFEYEEFSVESLPEFMGSAKQWILADLVY